GCGGCGCCTATGATATGGTGGTGGCCATGTATCATGACCAGGGGCATATTCCGCTTAAGCTCTGCGGGTTTAAGATGGACGCTGAAACTGGCGCTTTTACAAGTATGAGCGGTGTGAACTGTACGGTAGGCCTGCCAATCATAAGAACCTCCGTAGACCATGGAACCGCCTTTGAGGTGGCAGGGACAGGAAAAGCCAATGAGGAATCCATGATTGACGCGCTGCACATGGCGGCAGCTATGGCGCGCGGCAGGGAGAAACGGCGATGATCAGGCTTGTCGTGCTGGCGGACGATTTTACCGGAGCGCTCGATACAGGCATACAGTTTGGAAAGCTGGGGATCAATACCATTGTAACGCAGCAGGTTGATGCCTGCATGTGCGCAGGCAGTGACTGCGAGGTGCTGGTCATCAACACAGAGTCGAGACATCTAACAAAAGAAAAGGCTGGCCAAAGGCTTTATGAGATCTCAGACAGTATTAAGAAAGCGGGCGTTCCTTTTCTTTATAAAAAAATAGACTCAACCCTCAGGGGAAACATCGGGGCAGAGCTGTACGGCTGCATGAAGGGAATGAAAGCAGAACAGGTAATGCTGGTGCCGGCCTATCCGGAAAACAAAAGGTACACATGGGGCGGCCTGCAGTATATTGATAAGACGCCGCTTTCAGAGACAACCTTTGCGCAGGATCCTTTTAATCCAGTCATTTCCAGTCGTGTTTCAGAGATCATTCACAGCCAGTGCGCGATTCCAGTTTATGAAATTCCAGTCACTGGGCTTGCGCGCCTTGATCTGGAAGCAGAGGGGATCTATGTTTTTGATGCCGGGAGCCAGAGAGAGATGGAAAAGATTGCCGGGCAGTTAAAAGTCTTCAGCCATCTCAGTGTTTTTTCCGGCTGCGCGGGCTTCGCAGCCTTTCTGCCGTCGCTTTTGGAGATGAAGACACAGGCGACAAAAGCTTTGAAGATGCCGCGGCCTTTACTGTTAATGTGTGGCAGCATCTGTCCGGTTTCGGCACGCCAGCTTGAACAAGCGAAGGCCCTGGGCATTCCCCTTTTCAAGCTTTCGGATTATCTTGATCTGAGTGAAAATGGGTATCAGGGGTTGAACCGGCTGTTTAGAGATATGGAAAGCCAGGCTGGGCATACAATGATCCTGGCGAGCTCTGATGTTGAAAGTGAGAGTCCTTTCCGGCCTGGACACAGCTCAGAGAGAGCGCTGATTGCAGACCGGCTGGGCTACATTACAAAGCTCGCGGCCGAAACATTTGGCTATAAGGATCTTGCTGTTTTTGGCGGGGATACACTTCTGGCAGTGCTTAACCATTTAAAGCTCAGCGAGCTGAGGCCAGTCGAGGAAATTGAGCCGGGAGTGGTATTATCCGAGACAGGAGGCTACCGCGTCATTTCAAAGGCCGGTGGATTGGGAAGAGAAGATGTGGTTGAGAGAATGTTAGCCTATACAGGAGCCGTTTTATGAAAATTCTTGGAATATTGCCTTACAAAGGCCTGATGAAAACAGTGGCAGAAGTCCTTGAGCAGGAGCCGAATATTTCGGCCGACCTTTTTGTCGGCGATATGTATGAAGGCCTGAAAATATTTAAGGAGCATTATCAGGATGACGCTTATGATTTTGTGATCTCCCGGGGGCGCACCGCTGGTCTGATTGAGGAGGCGACCCATATCCCGGTTGTTTATATTGATATTTCCGGTTATGATATGGTGCGCCTGATCCGCCTGCTTCAGACCTATACGGGAAAAACAGCTGTGGTGGGTTTTTCGGCCATTATCAAAAGTATTTATGTGCTGTGCGATTTGCTCCAGTATGAAATTGACTGTTTTGAGATCAACAGCGAAAATGAGCTTTTTCCCATGCTTTCCAGTTTGCAGAGCCAGGGCTATAATTTTGTCGCCGGCGATGTGATCACAGCAAAGGCAGCGGACAGCATCGGGCTGAACCATGCTATGATCACCTCTGGCCGAGAAAGTGTTTCCAAGGCGCTGGAGCAGGCAAAGAAAATGTATGGACAGCTTTCCTATCTCCGTGAAGAGCGCAATTTTTATAAAAAGCTTATCGCCAATGAGGCAGTTCGCATTGATGTGTTTGATGAGGGCGGGAATATCTTTTTCACCAATGACAAAGCGGAGATGTTTGACGGAATTAAAGCCCATTCTGACATCCAGCGCTACAAGGATCAGATTGATCTGAAAGGGCATGTTGTTTTTA
The DNA window shown above is from Eubacterium limosum and carries:
- a CDS encoding four-carbon acid sugar kinase family protein; this translates as MIRLVVLADDFTGALDTGIQFGKLGINTIVTQQVDACMCAGSDCEVLVINTESRHLTKEKAGQRLYEISDSIKKAGVPFLYKKIDSTLRGNIGAELYGCMKGMKAEQVMLVPAYPENKRYTWGGLQYIDKTPLSETTFAQDPFNPVISSRVSEIIHSQCAIPVYEIPVTGLARLDLEAEGIYVFDAGSQREMEKIAGQLKVFSHLSVFSGCAGFAAFLPSLLEMKTQATKALKMPRPLLLMCGSICPVSARQLEQAKALGIPLFKLSDYLDLSENGYQGLNRLFRDMESQAGHTMILASSDVESESPFRPGHSSERALIADRLGYITKLAAETFGYKDLAVFGGDTLLAVLNHLKLSELRPVEEIEPGVVLSETGGYRVISKAGGLGREDVVERMLAYTGAVL